In the Malania oleifera isolate guangnan ecotype guangnan chromosome 1, ASM2987363v1, whole genome shotgun sequence genome, one interval contains:
- the LOC131162532 gene encoding pentatricopeptide repeat-containing protein At2g01390: MFSSYGTFGFIRKFKWFLGICNDWSFGLQKLSIRGVHSLHRFKPKKQFHQFSRRTGKSGKPIEREDMGPKAYMRDTIGSIWKILRHSTWDSAQEQLERLSVKWDSYTVSQVLKTHPPMEKAWLFFIWASQLKGFKHDQFTYTTMLDIFGEAGRISSMKFVFQQMQEKGIKIDAVTYTSLLHWLSNSGDIDGSVKAWKEMKATGCRPTVVSYTAYMKVLLDNKRVKEATDVYKEMLQSGCSPNCYTYTVLMEYLARSGKYKAVLEIFSKMQEAGVQPDKATCNILVEKCCKAGEIWALTQILQYMKDNSLVLRYPIYLQAHETLKIAGVSDVLLRRVNPHCRCISEEGMVKSGATASDYNNYVDIELVKGLLTKQKFAVIDHLLTEMVNRKIKLETAIVSDIIMLNCAHCRPNGALLCFEYGVKMSINIEKTAYIALVGVFLRTNSFPKVVEIVEEMVRAGLSLGIYLGALLIYRLGCARRTGSAEAIFNLLPEEQKCTSTYTALIGAYFFVGCFDKGLQIFKAMQGKGIHPALGTYSVLLAGLEKCGRVCGTDTFRKERKSLRNSVHSQNVVPMDEKICNLLFAGDTVLM, from the exons ATGTTCAGTTCTTATGGCACCTTTGGATTTATCAGAAAATTCAAGTGGTTCTTGGGCATCTGCAATGATTGGTCTTTTGGCCTTCAGAAACTTTCCATTAGAGGTGTTCACTCCCTTCACCGATTCAAACCAAAGAAACAATTTCACCAATTTAGTAGAAGGACGGGGAAATCTGGGAAACCAATTGAGCGGGAGGATATGGGTCCAAAAGCTTATATGAGGGATACTATTGGTAGCATATGGAAAATTTTAAGGCATTCTACTTGGGATTCGGCTCAAGAACAGCTGGAGAGGCTCTCTGTGAAATGGGATTCGTACACAGTCAGTCAGGTTCTCAAAACCCACCCACCAATGGAGAAAGCCTGGTTGTTTTTCATTTGGGCGTCACAGCTGAAAGGTTTTAAGCATGATCAGTTCACTTACACAACTATGCTGGATATTTTTGGAGAGGCTGGGAGGATTTCATCAATGAAATTTGTCTTTCAGCAGATGCAAGAGAAAGGGATAAAGATTGATGCTGTGACTTACACTTCACTTCTGCATTGGCTTTCCAATTCTGGGGATATTGATGGTTCAGTGAAGGCATGGAAAGAAATGAAAGCTACGGGCTGTCGTCCAACAGTTGTTTCTTATACTGCTTATATGAAGGTTCTATTAGATAATAAAAGAGTGAAGGAAGCAACAGATGTCTACAAGGAGATGCTGCAATCTGGATGTTCTCCAAATTGTTACACCTATACAGTCTTAATGGAGTATCTTGCTCGGTCTG GCAAATACAAAGCAGTTCTTGAGATTTTTAGCAAAATGCAAGAAGCTGGCGTACAACCTGATAAAGCTACTTGTAATATTTTGGTCGAGAAATGTTGCAAAGCTGGGGAGATATGGGCATTGACTCAAATTCTTCAGTATATGAAAGATAATTCCCTTGTCCTACGCTACCCTATATACTTGCAAGCACATGAAACTTTAAAAATTGCGGGTGTCAGTGATGTTCTCCTCAGGCGTGTTAATCCTCATTGTAGATGCATCAGTGAGGAGGGGATGGTTAAATCTGGAGCAACTGCCTCTGATTACAATAACTATGTAGATATAGAACTTGTAAAAGGTCTCTTGACAAAGCAGAAATTTGCTGTCATCGATCACTTACTTACTGAGATGGTTAATAGGAAAATAAAATTGGAAACTGCAATTGTCTCTGACATCATTATGTTGAATTGTGCTCATTGCAGACCAAATGGTGCGTTGTTGTGCTTTGAATATGGTGTAAAAATGAGCATAAATATTGAGAAAACTGCATATATTGCCTTAGTAGGTGTTTTCCTAAGAACCAATTCATTTCCAAAGGTTGTGGAGATTGTTGAGGAAATGGTTAGGGCTGGACTTTCTCTTGGAATTTATCTGGGTGCTCTTCTGATTTATAGGCTTGGGTGTGCTAGGAGGACTGGGTCTGCTGAAGCGATATTTAATTTATTGCCTGAGGAACAGAAATGCACTTCCACTTACACTGCTTTGATTGGTGCCTACTTCTTTGTTGGGTGTTTTGACAAAGGACTTCAAATATTCAAGGCCATGCAGGGCAAAGGGATCCATCCCGCATTAGGCACATACAGTGTGCTATTAGCTGGTCTTGAAAAATGTGGCAGGGTTTGTGGAACGGATACTttcagaaaagaaagaaagagtttgCGAAATAGTGTTCATTCCCAGAATGTTGTTCCCATGGATGAAAAGATTTGCAACCTTCTATTTGCTGGGGATACGGTCTTGATGTAG